A window of Fusobacterium sp. SYSU M8D902 contains these coding sequences:
- the ligA gene encoding NAD-dependent DNA ligase LigA, with protein sequence MKKYIEELREKIKKYSDYYYTNSESLISDVEFDRLLVELKELEEKYPEYKSVESPTEVVGATNLRDTKFQKVTHKKPMLSLSNSYNEGDISDFIERVKKNLAEEKGIEYALELKLDGLSLSIQYENGRLVRAVTRGDGAIGEDVTENILEIESIPKVLKESVSLEIRGEVVLPISKFEELNKRRLEAGEEVFANPRNAASGTLRQLDSKIIKERGLDAYFYFLVDAQNYGVKTHSESIDYLAKLGIKTTGVCEVLKDSSELIKRIEYWGEKRESLDYETDGMVIKVNEIELWEKLGNTTKSPRWAIAFKFPAKQVTTKILGVTWQVGRTGKITPVAELEEVELSGSRVKRASLHNYQEIERKDIRVGDSVFIEKAAEIIPQVVKSVRELRDGSEMIISEPTTCPICNTPVERESGQVDIKCPNLTCPGKIEGELIYFVSRDAMNIAGFGSKIVENMLKLGFIQNIVDIYELKNHREDLEKLEKMGKKSVDNLLNAIENSKTREYSKVLCALGIPFIGKTSAKLLAQASGNIDRLMEMSVEDLTQIEGVGDKMAQAVYDFFRDEEKIRLIAGLKSHGICFEQEVVEELPQEERVFTGKTFLFTGTLKNFTRNEIKEEIEKLGGKNLSAVSKNLDYLIVGEKAGSKLKKAQELGTVKIISEEEFMEICGKK encoded by the coding sequence ATGAAAAAGTATATAGAAGAGTTGAGAGAGAAGATAAAAAAATATAGTGATTATTACTATACAAACAGTGAGAGTCTTATATCAGACGTAGAGTTTGATAGATTATTAGTAGAATTAAAAGAATTGGAGGAGAAATATCCAGAGTATAAAAGTGTGGAGTCACCTACTGAAGTTGTAGGAGCTACAAATTTAAGAGATACAAAATTTCAAAAAGTAACTCATAAAAAACCTATGTTGAGCTTATCTAACTCATATAATGAGGGGGATATATCTGATTTCATTGAGAGAGTTAAGAAGAATTTAGCAGAGGAGAAAGGGATAGAGTATGCTTTGGAATTAAAGCTGGATGGGTTATCTCTAAGTATTCAATATGAGAATGGAAGATTGGTAAGAGCAGTGACAAGGGGAGATGGAGCTATAGGAGAGGATGTAACTGAGAACATATTAGAGATAGAATCAATTCCTAAGGTTCTAAAAGAGAGTGTGAGCCTAGAGATCAGAGGAGAGGTAGTCTTACCTATATCAAAATTTGAAGAGTTGAATAAAAGAAGATTAGAAGCTGGAGAAGAGGTTTTTGCAAATCCTAGAAATGCTGCTAGCGGAACATTGAGACAGCTAGATTCAAAGATAATAAAAGAGAGAGGATTAGATGCTTATTTCTATTTCTTGGTAGATGCACAAAACTATGGAGTAAAGACTCATAGTGAGAGTATTGATTACCTTGCAAAATTGGGAATAAAAACAACAGGTGTGTGTGAAGTTTTAAAAGACTCATCTGAATTGATTAAAAGAATAGAGTATTGGGGAGAAAAGAGAGAGAGTCTGGACTACGAAACAGATGGAATGGTTATAAAGGTAAATGAGATCGAGCTTTGGGAGAAATTGGGGAATACTACCAAAAGTCCAAGATGGGCAATAGCTTTTAAATTTCCAGCTAAACAGGTAACTACAAAAATATTGGGAGTCACTTGGCAGGTGGGAAGAACTGGTAAGATAACACCAGTGGCAGAGCTTGAAGAGGTAGAATTGTCAGGAAGTAGAGTAAAAAGAGCAAGTCTACACAACTATCAAGAGATTGAGAGAAAAGATATCAGAGTGGGAGATAGTGTATTTATAGAGAAAGCTGCTGAGATTATTCCACAGGTTGTCAAGTCTGTTAGAGAGCTAAGAGATGGAAGTGAGATGATTATAAGCGAACCAACAACTTGTCCTATATGTAATACTCCAGTGGAGAGAGAGTCTGGGCAGGTAGATATAAAGTGTCCTAATCTAACTTGTCCTGGAAAAATAGAGGGAGAGTTAATATATTTTGTATCTCGTGATGCTATGAATATAGCTGGATTTGGAAGTAAGATAGTAGAGAATATGTTAAAACTTGGATTTATACAAAATATAGTGGATATCTACGAACTAAAAAATCATAGAGAAGATTTAGAAAAACTGGAAAAGATGGGTAAAAAGAGTGTAGATAATCTATTAAATGCAATAGAGAACAGTAAAACTAGGGAGTATTCAAAGGTACTTTGTGCTTTAGGAATACCATTTATTGGGAAAACATCAGCAAAATTACTAGCTCAAGCTAGTGGAAATATAGATAGATTGATGGAGATGAGTGTGGAGGATCTAACTCAAATAGAGGGAGTTGGAGATAAGATGGCACAAGCTGTATATGACTTCTTTAGAGATGAGGAGAAGATAAGATTGATAGCTGGGCTAAAATCTCACGGAATCTGCTTTGAACAGGAGGTAGTAGAGGAGCTACCTCAAGAAGAGAGAGTATTTACAGGAAAAACTTTTCTATTTACAGGAACTTTGAAAAACTTTACAAGAAATGAGATAAAAGAGGAGATTGAAAAACTAGGTGGAAAAAACCTCTCAGCAGTGAGTAAAAATCTTGATTACCTAATAGTTGGAGAAAAGGCTGGAAGTAAATTGAAAAAAGCTCAAGAGCTTGGCACTGTAAAGATAATTAGTGAAGAGGAATTTATGGAGATCTGTGGTAAAAAATAG